A part of Aegilops tauschii subsp. strangulata cultivar AL8/78 chromosome 2, Aet v6.0, whole genome shotgun sequence genomic DNA contains:
- the LOC109753178 gene encoding photosystem I subunit O isoform X1 — MAAATSTVSGLAGAALARRPAFSTSTCQRFTSGGRVSARNPLMTRNLERNGRITCMTFPRDWLRRDLNVIGFGLIGWLAPSSIPLINGNSLTGLFFSSIGEELAHFPSPPALQSQFWLWLVTWHLGLFIALTFGQIGFKGRTEDYFQK; from the exons ATGGCCGCCGCCACCTCCACCGTCTCCGGCCTCGCCGGCgccgcgctcgcccgccggccaGCCTTCTCTACCAGTACGTGCCAGC GCTTCACGAGTGGCGGCCGGGTGTCGGCGAGGAACCCGCTGATGACGAGGAACCTGGAGAGGAACGGCAGGATCACCTGCATGAC GTTCCCGCGGGACTGGCTGCGGAGGGACCTGAACGTGATCGGGTTCGGGCTGATCGGGTGGCTGGCGCCGTCGAGCATCCCGCTGATCAACGGCAACAGCTTGACGGGGCTCTTCTTCTCCAGCATCGGCGAGGAGCTCGCCCACTTCCCCTCACCCCCGGCTCTCCAGTCGCAGTTCTG GCTGTGGTTGGTGACGTGGCACCTGGGTCTGTTCATCGCGCTCACCTTCGGCCAGATCGGGTTCAAGGGCAGGACCGAGGACTACTTCCAGAAGTAG
- the LOC109753178 gene encoding photosystem I subunit O isoform X2: MAAATSTVSGLAGAALARRPAFSTSFTSGGRVSARNPLMTRNLERNGRITCMTFPRDWLRRDLNVIGFGLIGWLAPSSIPLINGNSLTGLFFSSIGEELAHFPSPPALQSQFWLWLVTWHLGLFIALTFGQIGFKGRTEDYFQK, encoded by the exons ATGGCCGCCGCCACCTCCACCGTCTCCGGCCTCGCCGGCgccgcgctcgcccgccggccaGCCTTCTCTACCA GCTTCACGAGTGGCGGCCGGGTGTCGGCGAGGAACCCGCTGATGACGAGGAACCTGGAGAGGAACGGCAGGATCACCTGCATGAC GTTCCCGCGGGACTGGCTGCGGAGGGACCTGAACGTGATCGGGTTCGGGCTGATCGGGTGGCTGGCGCCGTCGAGCATCCCGCTGATCAACGGCAACAGCTTGACGGGGCTCTTCTTCTCCAGCATCGGCGAGGAGCTCGCCCACTTCCCCTCACCCCCGGCTCTCCAGTCGCAGTTCTG GCTGTGGTTGGTGACGTGGCACCTGGGTCTGTTCATCGCGCTCACCTTCGGCCAGATCGGGTTCAAGGGCAGGACCGAGGACTACTTCCAGAAGTAG